A stretch of the Halomonas sp. CH40 genome encodes the following:
- a CDS encoding Lpp/OprI family alanine-zipper lipoprotein, whose amino-acid sequence MTLKTTLKLSVAAASLAVLAGCASTSALEEVRMTAESAQADAAEARSMASQAMNTANQAQRDARAAMQMSEQNREEMNRMFQRSMQK is encoded by the coding sequence ATGACTCTGAAGACTACTCTCAAGCTGTCCGTCGCTGCTGCTTCTCTGGCCGTTCTGGCAGGTTGTGCTTCTACCAGCGCCCTGGAAGAAGTTCGCATGACGGCTGAATCTGCCCAGGCAGACGCTGCAGAAGCACGCAGCATGGCTTCTCAGGCAATGAACACTGCTAACCAGGCGCAGCGTGACGCGCGTGCGGCCATGCAGATGTCTGAGCAGAACCGTGAAGAAATGAACCGCATGTTCCAGCGTTCCATGCAGAAGTAA
- the topA gene encoding type I DNA topoisomerase translates to MGKSLVIVESPAKAKTINKYLGNDFIVKSSVGHIRDLPTSGSGKTASDPKERARQAALTRKMSPEEKAVYKQRKAHDQLIRRMGIDPDNGWQAHYEILPGKEKVVAELKKLAEKADAVYLATDLDREGEAIAWHLRETIGGDNERYKRVVFNEITKNAIQDAFKAPGALNIPRVEAQQARRFLDRVVGFMLSPLLWAKIARGLSAGRVQSVAVRLIVEREREIRAFVPEEFWDVHADLVSPEGELIRFELARYNGKAFRPASEAETMEQIAALRHAQLAITSREDKPTRSKPNAPFITSTLQQAASSRLGFSVKKTMTMAQRLYEAGYITYMRTDSTNLSKDAVESARTYIGDAFGAQYLPEEPIRYSSKESAQEAHEAIRPSSVERKATELASMERDAERLYELIWRQFLACQMTPAEYLSTTLNVQVDGYELRAKGRVLKFDGYTRVMKPGGKNEDQQLPDLAEGTPMQLEKLDPQQHFTKPTARYSEAALVKELEKQGIGRPSTYASIISTIQDRGYVKLENRRFYAEKLGDIVTERLKESFPDLMDFSFTARMEDSLDEVAEGERNWRALLDAFYHEFRDELAKAESEDGMRPNQPVPTDIDCPSCGRKMQIRTASTGVFLGCSGYNLPPKERCKTTIDLIPGEEAVAADAGEEAEVDALRAKRRCPKCGTAMDNYLIDETRKLHICGNSPDCDGYEVEAGKFKIKGYDGPVIECDKCGSEMQLKSGRFGKYFGCTNSECKNTRKLLKSGEVAPPKMDPIAMPELACQKVEDHYVLRDGASGLFLAASKFPKNRETRPPLVKELKAHADELPEKYHFILKAPTEDPDGRSAQIRFSRKNKEQYVMTDEDGKATGWKATFANGQWQVEDKRK, encoded by the coding sequence ATGGGCAAGTCACTGGTCATCGTCGAGTCGCCTGCCAAGGCGAAGACGATCAATAAGTATCTCGGCAACGATTTCATCGTGAAGTCGAGCGTGGGTCATATTCGTGACCTGCCGACCAGCGGCTCGGGCAAGACGGCCTCCGATCCAAAGGAGCGTGCCCGTCAGGCGGCGCTAACGCGCAAAATGTCGCCGGAAGAAAAGGCCGTTTACAAACAGCGTAAAGCGCACGATCAGCTGATCCGACGCATGGGTATAGACCCTGATAATGGCTGGCAGGCCCATTATGAAATTCTGCCCGGCAAGGAAAAAGTGGTTGCCGAGCTGAAAAAACTGGCAGAGAAAGCCGATGCGGTTTATCTGGCTACGGATTTGGACCGTGAAGGAGAGGCGATAGCCTGGCACCTGCGTGAAACCATTGGTGGCGATAACGAGCGCTACAAACGTGTGGTGTTTAACGAGATTACCAAGAATGCCATCCAGGATGCGTTCAAGGCCCCTGGTGCGCTTAATATTCCCAGGGTAGAGGCGCAGCAAGCCCGGCGCTTTCTTGATCGTGTAGTGGGTTTTATGCTGTCGCCACTGCTGTGGGCCAAGATTGCGCGCGGCTTATCGGCGGGGCGGGTGCAGTCGGTGGCCGTTCGCCTGATTGTTGAGCGCGAGCGTGAGATTCGCGCCTTTGTGCCGGAGGAGTTCTGGGACGTGCACGCGGATCTGGTTTCGCCAGAAGGTGAGCTGATACGCTTTGAGCTGGCACGTTACAACGGCAAAGCCTTTCGGCCTGCCAGCGAAGCGGAAACCATGGAGCAGATTGCCGCCTTGCGCCACGCACAGTTGGCAATCACCTCGCGGGAAGACAAACCGACCCGTTCAAAGCCGAATGCCCCCTTTATTACCTCAACGTTGCAACAAGCGGCCAGCAGCCGTCTGGGATTCTCGGTCAAGAAGACCATGACCATGGCTCAGCGTCTCTATGAGGCGGGCTATATCACTTATATGCGTACCGATTCGACCAATCTTTCCAAGGATGCTGTGGAAAGTGCCCGTACCTATATTGGTGATGCCTTCGGCGCACAATATCTTCCAGAAGAGCCTATTCGCTACTCCAGCAAGGAAAGTGCTCAGGAAGCCCACGAGGCTATCCGTCCTTCCAGCGTAGAGCGTAAAGCGACAGAGCTTGCCAGCATGGAAAGAGACGCCGAGCGCCTGTATGAACTGATCTGGCGGCAATTTTTAGCCTGCCAGATGACACCTGCCGAATACCTTTCCACCACCCTGAACGTGCAGGTTGACGGCTATGAACTACGCGCCAAAGGACGGGTACTCAAGTTCGATGGTTATACTCGGGTGATGAAGCCGGGTGGCAAAAATGAAGATCAGCAGCTGCCAGATCTGGCGGAAGGCACCCCGATGCAGCTGGAAAAGCTCGACCCGCAGCAGCACTTCACCAAACCAACGGCGCGGTATTCGGAAGCGGCGCTGGTGAAAGAACTCGAAAAACAGGGCATTGGCCGGCCGTCCACCTATGCGTCGATTATTTCAACGATTCAGGATCGTGGTTATGTAAAGCTTGAAAATCGGCGTTTCTATGCTGAGAAACTTGGCGATATTGTCACCGAGCGGTTGAAAGAATCTTTCCCTGATCTGATGGATTTTTCATTCACCGCACGCATGGAAGACAGCCTGGATGAAGTAGCCGAAGGTGAGCGCAACTGGCGGGCCTTGCTGGATGCCTTCTATCACGAATTTCGCGATGAACTGGCAAAAGCCGAAAGTGAAGATGGCATGCGCCCCAATCAGCCAGTGCCGACGGATATCGACTGCCCAAGCTGTGGGCGTAAGATGCAGATTCGTACTGCGTCGACCGGGGTTTTCCTGGGCTGCAGTGGTTATAACCTACCGCCGAAGGAACGCTGTAAGACCACCATTGACCTGATTCCCGGTGAAGAAGCGGTGGCCGCCGATGCCGGGGAGGAAGCCGAAGTTGATGCGCTGCGCGCCAAGCGTCGCTGCCCCAAGTGCGGCACGGCCATGGATAATTACCTGATTGATGAAACCCGCAAGCTGCATATCTGTGGTAACAGCCCTGATTGCGATGGCTACGAAGTGGAAGCGGGCAAGTTCAAGATCAAGGGTTATGACGGGCCGGTTATCGAATGTGATAAGTGCGGCAGTGAAATGCAGCTCAAGTCAGGTCGCTTTGGCAAATATTTTGGCTGTACCAACAGCGAATGTAAAAATACCCGTAAGTTGCTAAAAAGTGGTGAGGTGGCGCCACCGAAAATGGATCCGATTGCGATGCCGGAACTGGCTTGCCAGAAAGTCGAGGATCATTATGTGCTGCGCGATGGTGCCAGCGGCCTGTTCCTGGCGGCCAGCAAGTTTCCGAAAAACCGTGAAACCCGCCCGCCTCTGGTCAAGGAGTTGAAAGCCCACGCGGATGAGCTGCCTGAGAAATATCACTTTATTCTCAAGGCGCCGACCGAAGACCCGGATGGACGCTCTGCCCAGATTCGCTTCTCGCGCAAGAACAAGGAGCAATATGTGATGACCGATGAAGACGGTAAGGCCACAGGGTGGAAAGCAACCTTTGCTAACGGTCAATGGCAGGTTGAGGACAAGCGTAAATGA
- a CDS encoding 2-hydroxyacyl-CoA dehydratase, with the protein MRYHRVKDLVVWAADFHQRMAQQFEEAARKSESERASMVLDYLAGREKRMGKGLESVFDDGSDHTDVLETWFDDPADFPQPPVLVQMAEQAVAHDDIDAAMKTALSANDTLKAMYEYRAEKAVIEPEQAFFVSLAEGHESEARQIVTHLEEFSDL; encoded by the coding sequence ATGCGCTATCACCGGGTAAAGGATCTGGTTGTCTGGGCAGCTGACTTCCATCAACGTATGGCTCAACAGTTTGAAGAGGCGGCACGCAAGTCCGAGTCAGAGCGCGCCAGTATGGTGTTGGATTATCTTGCCGGGCGTGAAAAACGTATGGGTAAAGGTCTTGAAAGCGTGTTTGACGATGGCTCTGATCATACCGATGTACTGGAAACCTGGTTTGATGACCCTGCTGATTTTCCGCAGCCCCCTGTGCTTGTCCAGATGGCTGAGCAGGCCGTAGCCCATGATGATATTGATGCAGCCATGAAAACGGCCTTGAGCGCAAACGACACTCTGAAAGCAATGTACGAGTACCGTGCAGAAAAAGCGGTGATTGAGCCAGAACAGGCGTTCTTTGTTTCTTTGGCCGAAGGCCATGAAAGTGAAGCGCGCCAGATTGTCACTCACCTTGAGGAATTTTCTGACCTTTAA
- a CDS encoding L,D-transpeptidase family protein has translation MTTHPLLRLARLFHDSLPAVMLVATALAAAPSLAQTAKEATSSPAISNQAATPDSARPNELPRGQFVMPEEGDLIGQHYTITVDDHAETLIDIARRHNIGYEEIRMANPDVSLWVPGEGTEVVIPARYILPPVPREGVVINLSELRLYYYPADNPEIVETYPVSVGRDEFATPVGVTRTTIKVENPAWAPPASMRREAAERGDPPPKIVPPGPQNPLGEHAILLDMPSYLIHGTNRPDGVGMRVSRGCIRMYPEDIKSLYERLPSGTKVNLVDIPFKAGWAKGGTLFVQSFPQLEENMGNFEPLLNALERVAEKAPDDISVDYAQVKKVIEQPNGQMIAVHGPQMPAAPEPKKWDNNLIDEIELGDTSEHSPDA, from the coding sequence ATGACCACTCACCCGCTCCTTAGGTTGGCCAGGCTGTTTCACGATAGCCTGCCTGCAGTGATGCTGGTGGCCACTGCACTGGCCGCCGCTCCAAGTCTTGCTCAAACGGCCAAGGAGGCAACGTCATCGCCCGCCATCTCAAACCAGGCCGCAACGCCGGATAGCGCTCGCCCCAATGAGCTGCCTCGCGGCCAGTTCGTCATGCCTGAAGAAGGCGACCTCATTGGCCAGCACTACACCATCACGGTCGATGATCACGCCGAGACGCTGATCGATATCGCACGTCGCCATAATATCGGTTATGAAGAGATTCGCATGGCGAACCCGGATGTCAGCCTCTGGGTTCCTGGAGAAGGCACCGAAGTGGTCATCCCCGCCCGATACATTCTTCCGCCTGTACCTCGCGAAGGCGTTGTGATCAACCTGTCGGAGCTGCGCCTCTATTATTACCCGGCCGATAACCCGGAGATTGTCGAAACCTACCCTGTCAGTGTAGGCCGTGATGAGTTTGCAACCCCGGTGGGCGTCACTCGGACCACCATCAAGGTCGAAAATCCTGCCTGGGCACCGCCTGCTTCCATGCGCCGGGAAGCCGCTGAACGCGGCGACCCACCGCCCAAAATCGTCCCACCGGGGCCACAGAACCCGCTGGGAGAACATGCCATTCTATTGGACATGCCCAGCTACCTGATACATGGCACCAACCGTCCTGACGGTGTGGGCATGCGGGTCAGCCGCGGCTGCATTCGCATGTATCCGGAAGATATCAAGTCGCTATATGAGCGCTTGCCAAGCGGCACCAAGGTAAACCTGGTCGATATCCCGTTCAAAGCTGGCTGGGCTAAGGGTGGCACCCTCTTCGTGCAATCCTTCCCACAGCTTGAAGAAAACATGGGTAACTTCGAGCCCTTGCTGAATGCGCTTGAGCGTGTCGCGGAAAAAGCCCCCGATGACATCAGTGTCGATTATGCTCAGGTCAAGAAAGTGATAGAGCAGCCCAACGGGCAGATGATCGCCGTACATGGCCCGCAAATGCCTGCCGCACCGGAACCTAAGAAATGGGATAACAACCTGATTGATGAGATCGAACTCGGTGATACTTCCGAACACTCACCTGATGCCTGA
- a CDS encoding DUF3141 domain-containing protein, with protein MNFLANPFMPSAPTGNDGAIADFPLNAGTQAMMTLCDPFGFGRAALDYWRDGLERSILYCDVMRQRGNQYLEHMEQTKPNVLGFKTEVVMDGRELEHPTNYELLRVLPPEGVEIDELKRPFVVVDPRAGHGPGIGGFKPDSELGVAMRAGHPCYFIGFLPFPEPGQTVEDVVEAEIAFLRHVSSLHPDTCEKPMVVGNCQAGWQIMMAAALEPDVFGPILIAGAPLSYWAGERGKAPMRYTGGITGGSWVTALTSDIGNGLFDGAWLVQNFERLNPANTYWKKQYHLFDNIDNEAERYLEFERWWGGHVVLGGEEIQYIVDNLFVGNRLSTAQLVTRDGRRVDLRNVRSPVVVFCSRGDDITPPPQALGWIRDLYEGEEDIIANDQTIVYCLHDTTGHLGIFVSGSVSRKEHSEFTANMDYIDVMPPGLYETKITRASERSDAELIEREYLLEFETRNFDELDQEVKPIAEDDRRFATVARVSEINLGIYRLAVQPWIQALNTPEMARWIRRMHPIRLGYRLMSDRNPLTVPLPVMADAVRANRHQVGHDNLFKSMEGIVSEQIVSNLNAVRDLRDSSLERIFLDVYGQPLLQAAVGLYGDAHVHRRRPGAEPEHRRFIQQRREELRERIAHGGDHEAVMRAVIYVLGGSPATDERNFKRLRASRAELEPGSSLDEFKKLVREQFFILKLDREEALATLPQLLAGQSNAQIDAHIDHLDHVLAASGDLSEHSSERFEQVKALFDQARPETLAEVPVESAPVEPAPVKPAPEAEVKAEQASAKAENAETAAKPAATPEPKEPEAPVKTQAKKAPAANKTTTRGQSRKR; from the coding sequence ATGAACTTTCTCGCCAACCCTTTTATGCCATCAGCGCCGACTGGCAATGATGGCGCCATCGCCGACTTTCCGTTAAATGCCGGAACCCAAGCGATGATGACCCTGTGTGACCCCTTTGGTTTTGGCCGCGCTGCGCTTGACTACTGGCGCGACGGCCTGGAACGCAGCATTCTCTACTGCGATGTGATGCGCCAACGGGGTAATCAATACCTTGAGCACATGGAGCAAACCAAGCCCAATGTGCTTGGCTTTAAAACCGAAGTGGTCATGGATGGCCGCGAGCTTGAGCATCCTACCAACTACGAATTATTGCGCGTTCTGCCGCCGGAAGGCGTAGAGATTGACGAGCTCAAGCGCCCCTTTGTGGTCGTCGACCCCCGCGCCGGGCACGGCCCGGGCATTGGCGGTTTCAAGCCTGACAGCGAGCTGGGTGTTGCCATGCGCGCTGGGCACCCTTGCTACTTTATCGGCTTTCTGCCTTTCCCGGAGCCAGGGCAGACGGTTGAAGACGTTGTAGAAGCGGAAATCGCCTTTCTGCGCCACGTAAGCTCTCTGCATCCGGATACCTGTGAAAAGCCGATGGTGGTGGGTAACTGCCAGGCGGGCTGGCAGATCATGATGGCGGCAGCGCTGGAACCTGACGTGTTTGGCCCCATCCTGATTGCGGGTGCACCGCTTTCCTACTGGGCAGGTGAACGTGGCAAGGCGCCGATGCGCTATACCGGCGGGATTACCGGCGGCAGCTGGGTGACTGCCTTGACCAGTGATATTGGTAACGGTCTGTTTGACGGTGCCTGGCTGGTGCAAAACTTCGAGCGCCTGAACCCGGCCAATACCTATTGGAAAAAGCAGTATCACCTGTTTGATAATATCGATAACGAAGCCGAACGTTATCTGGAATTTGAACGCTGGTGGGGCGGCCACGTGGTGCTGGGTGGCGAAGAAATCCAGTACATCGTGGATAACCTGTTTGTCGGTAACCGTCTGTCGACCGCTCAGCTGGTGACCCGTGATGGGCGTCGCGTTGACTTACGCAATGTCCGCTCGCCGGTCGTGGTGTTCTGTTCGCGCGGTGACGATATTACGCCGCCGCCCCAGGCGCTTGGCTGGATTCGTGATCTTTACGAAGGCGAAGAGGACATCATTGCCAACGACCAGACCATTGTCTATTGCCTGCATGACACCACGGGCCATCTGGGCATCTTTGTCTCCGGTAGTGTTTCCCGCAAGGAGCATTCCGAGTTCACGGCTAACATGGATTATATCGATGTGATGCCGCCTGGGCTCTATGAAACCAAGATTACCCGTGCTTCCGAACGATCAGACGCTGAGCTGATCGAGCGTGAGTATCTGCTCGAATTCGAGACGCGCAACTTTGATGAGCTTGATCAGGAAGTCAAGCCTATCGCCGAAGATGATCGTCGTTTCGCGACCGTTGCGCGCGTATCAGAAATTAATCTGGGTATTTACCGTTTAGCGGTTCAGCCCTGGATTCAAGCGCTTAATACGCCTGAAATGGCGCGCTGGATCCGGCGCATGCACCCGATCCGCCTGGGCTACCGGTTAATGTCGGATCGTAACCCTCTGACCGTTCCCTTGCCGGTCATGGCAGATGCGGTGCGCGCTAACCGTCATCAGGTAGGCCACGATAATCTGTTTAAATCCATGGAAGGTATTGTGTCCGAGCAGATCGTGTCCAATCTGAACGCCGTGCGTGATCTGCGTGATAGCTCGCTAGAGCGCATCTTCCTGGATGTTTATGGCCAGCCTCTTCTGCAGGCCGCCGTTGGTCTCTATGGCGATGCCCATGTCCATCGTCGTCGTCCAGGCGCAGAGCCTGAGCATCGTCGCTTTATCCAGCAGCGCCGTGAAGAGCTGCGCGAGCGGATTGCGCATGGTGGTGACCACGAAGCGGTAATGCGTGCGGTTATTTACGTGCTCGGCGGTTCGCCAGCCACGGATGAGCGTAACTTCAAGCGTCTGCGGGCGTCACGCGCTGAGCTTGAGCCGGGCAGCTCGCTGGATGAGTTCAAGAAACTGGTACGTGAGCAGTTCTTTATTCTCAAGCTTGATCGTGAAGAAGCCCTTGCTACCCTGCCGCAGCTACTGGCTGGTCAGAGTAATGCCCAGATTGATGCGCATATTGATCATCTCGATCATGTACTGGCCGCCAGCGGTGATCTGTCGGAACACTCATCAGAACGTTTTGAGCAGGTCAAGGCATTGTTTGATCAGGCGCGCCCTGAAACACTGGCTGAAGTGCCAGTCGAGTCAGCGCCGGTTGAGCCAGCGCCAGTTAAGCCAGCCCCTGAGGCTGAAGTAAAAGCAGAGCAAGCGTCCGCCAAGGCGGAAAACGCTGAAACGGCTGCCAAGCCAGCTGCTACGCCTGAGCCAAAAGAGCCGGAAGCGCCTGTAAAAACGCAAGCAAAAAAGGCCCCCGCTGCCAATAAAACCACTACCCGTGGTCAATCGCGCAAGCGCTGA
- a CDS encoding L,D-transpeptidase, with protein sequence MPVNRRQFLAYALCLPASVSMAYVPAGEEPDLIETLISRAHVPRFTDEVWVLIDDQEATLSVYRGNRRLEHYAPVSLGRSGAKTQRLRGSNVTPKGEFRINRFNYESQWHIFVGIDYPTPAHARMALKTGVYSQQDYDDYFDYYRRYGSPPQDTVLGGAIGVHGLGGADPEIHQQFHWTQGCVALTNAQIERFSQLIGIGTRVVIR encoded by the coding sequence ATGCCCGTCAATCGTCGTCAGTTTCTTGCTTATGCGCTGTGTTTGCCCGCATCCGTTTCCATGGCATATGTACCCGCTGGAGAGGAGCCGGATCTGATTGAGACGCTCATTTCCCGCGCCCATGTGCCGCGTTTTACCGATGAAGTCTGGGTGTTGATTGATGATCAGGAAGCCACTCTGAGCGTTTATCGGGGAAACAGACGGCTCGAGCATTATGCGCCGGTATCGCTGGGACGCTCTGGGGCAAAAACCCAACGTCTCAGAGGAAGTAATGTAACCCCTAAGGGGGAGTTTCGTATCAACCGGTTTAATTACGAAAGCCAGTGGCATATCTTTGTGGGTATTGATTATCCGACACCGGCGCATGCGCGAATGGCCTTAAAGACGGGCGTTTACTCTCAGCAGGACTACGATGACTATTTCGATTACTACCGTCGCTATGGCTCTCCGCCACAGGACACCGTGCTAGGCGGTGCCATAGGCGTTCATGGCCTGGGTGGGGCAGACCCTGAAATTCACCAGCAATTTCACTGGACGCAAGGTTGTGTTGCATTAACAAACGCCCAGATTGAACGTTTTAGCCAATTGATCGGGATTGGCACCCGGGTTGTAATCCGCTAG